In one window of Arctopsyche grandis isolate Sample6627 chromosome 6, ASM5162203v2, whole genome shotgun sequence DNA:
- the LOC143913292 gene encoding putative inorganic phosphate cotransporter codes for MIGEEKVKNDYNTVGDDIKSYGFGHRQVQIFLIFTIMSMGYVIRTSMSVSVIAMTDTSNNSTFWEVYEWDKKTQDYILSSFFWGYMIMQIPAGQMTQKLGGKILLVCAMVANGLIFLALPIAIRMGGWKAAFVLRALQGLTQSCMMPSIHTLLGKWAPVNERSRLGNFVIAGGPFGTIIGMPLSGFLCQHYGWPVTFQLIGAMAITMGFIWFWFGSDSPAKHQKISNEEKLYIQTSLGQTSKPKILKTPWKSFATSVPFWALLCTHIGCNWSFVTLLLEIPSYMKMALGINMQQSGLYSAMPFIAMWLFGMFISVVADYLINQKIFTITTTRKFCNTIGTWGTGSGLIILSYIPTSNVIWCLTILTVSVGMSSACNVGLMMNHIDLAPNFAGVMMGITNSISNAIGVFAPISVGQILKDTSDPIQWRMVFFITVIINSAMNLVFLIFGSAEKQDWNEPELLEDVEFEERKLNENIKSEQLK; via the exons atgatagGCGAGGAAAAAGTGAAGAACGATTACAACACTGTGGGGGATGACATCAAAA GTTATGGTTTTGGACACAGACAAGTTCAGATATTcttaatttttactataatgTCTATGGGATACGTTATCAGAACATCTATGAGTGTTAGTGTTATAGCTATGACAGACACTTCTAATAACAGTACATTTTGGGAG gTATATGAATGGGACAAAAAAACACAAGATTATATATTGAGTTCATTTTTTTGGGGTTACATGATCATGCAGATACCAGCAGGACAAATGACACAGAAGCTAGGAGGGAAAATTTTACTGGTTTGCGCTATGGTTGCAAACGGACTTATATTTCTAGCTTTGCCGATTGCTATAAGAATG GGAGGCTGGAAAGCTGCCTTCGTACTGAGGGCTCTTCAAGGTTTGACTCAGTCTTGTATGATGCCATCGATACATACGCTTTTAGGGAAATGGGCTCCAGTAAACGAACGCAGCAGATTAGGAAATTTTGTGATTGcag gAGGACCTTTTGGAACGATCATTGGAATGCCATTGTCAGGTTTCCTATGTCAGCATTACGGTTGGCCTGTAACGTTTCAGCTTATAGGGGCTATGGCTATTACAATGGGCTTTATTTGGTTTTGGTTTGGATCAGATAGTCCAGCTAAACATCAAAAAATATCCAACGAGgagaaattatacatacaaacatcattgGGACAGACTTCTAAGCCAaag attttGAAAACACCATGGAAATCGTTTGCAACAAGTGTGCCTTTTTGGGCTTTGCTTTGTACACACATCGGTTGCAATTGGTCGTTTGTGACGTTGCTATTGGAGATTCCGAGTTACATGAAAATGGCTCTAGGTATTAATATGCAACAG AGCGGTTTATATTCAGCGATGCCTTTCATAGCTATGTGGCTTTTTGGAATGTTTATAAGTGTTGTGGCAGATTACTTGATCAATCAGAAAATATTCACTATTACTACAACTAGAAAGTTCTGCAATACTATAG GCACTTGGGGGACTGGTTCTGGATTAATTATCTTATCTTATATACCAACAAGCAATGTAATTTGGTGTTTAACCATTTTAACAGTATCTGTAGGAATGAGTTCTGCATGCAACGTTGGACTAATG aTGAACCATATTGATCTTGCACCAAATTTTGCTGGAGTGATGATGGGTATTACAAACTCGATATCCAATGCGATTGGGGTTTTTGCACCAATATCTGTTGGTCAAATTCTTAAAGATACG TCTGATCCCATTCAATGGCGCATGGTTTTCTTTATAACGGTCATAATTAATTCCGCTATGAATTTGGTGTTCCTTATATTTGGTTCAGCGGAAAAGCAAGATTGGAATGAACCAGAATTGTTGGAAGATGTTG aaTTTGAAGAgagaaaattgaatgaaaacaTCAAAAGCGaacaactaaaataa
- the LOC143912646 gene encoding putative inorganic phosphate cotransporter — protein MDISLFLPHSLTYVCESRIQENQMMSYRVYQWDKQTQDYILSSFFWGYMTVQIPAGQLAQRLGGKILLVSAMILNGLLYLVLPFSIRLGGWKAAFGLRVFQGMTQSCMMPSIHTLLGRWVPVNERSRLGNFVIAGGPFGTIIGMPLSGYLCEHYGWSVTFQTIGAFAIFIGFIWFWFGSDSPAVHQKISKEEKCYIQTSLGQTSEPKILKTPWRSFATSLPLWALLCTQTGCNWCFLTILLEAPSYMKMALGINMQQSGFYSSLPFIAMWVFAMFMSIVADYLINKKIFTVTTTRKICNTIGTWGTGLVLVILSYIPTSNVMMCVTVLTIGVGISSAYNVGSMINHIDLAPNFAGILMGITNSISNGIGVFAPLSVSIILKDPSDPSQWRMVFIMMAAVTSFANLVFLLFGSGEKQSWNEPKQSNDVETKNTKLDYKTKTGLIKQKTME, from the exons ATGGATATCTCCCTATTTTTaccgcacagccttacttacgtgtgcgagagcaggatacaagagaacCAGATGATGTCATACCGA gtATACCAATGGGATAAACAGACGCAAGACTATATCTTGAGTTCATTTTTTTGGGGATATATGACTGTACAAATACCAGCTGGACAATTGGCACAAAGACTAGGAGGAAAAATTTTGCTAGTTTCTGCTATGATTTTAAATGGACTTTTATACTTAGTGTTACCATTTTCCATAAGATtg GGTGGGTGGAAGGCAGCATTTGGTCTGAGAGTTTTCCAGGGTATGACACAGTCTTGTATGATGCCGTCAATACATACACTTTTAGGAAGATGGGTGCCTGTAAATGAGCGCAGCAGATTAGGAAATTTTGTGATTGCtg GCGGACCTTTCGGAACGATTATTGGAATGCCACTGTCAGGATATTTGTGCGAACACTATGGTTGGTCTGTAACGTTTCAGACCATAGGGGCTTTTGCGATATTTATAGGATTCATTTGGTTTTGGTTTGGATCAGATAGTCCTGCTGTACACCAGAAAATATCTAAAGAGGAAAAGTGCTATATACAAACATCACTCGGTCAAACATCAGAACCAAAG ATTTTGAAAACTCCATGGAGATCATTTGCAACTAGTTTACCATTATGGGCATTACTTTGTACTCAAACTGGTTGCAATTGGTGTTTTTTGACGATCCTTTTAGAGGCACCGAGCTATATGAAAATGGCTCTCGGCATAAACATGCAACAG AGTGGCTTTTATTCATCATTGCCATTCATAGCTATGTGGGTTTTTGCAATGTTCATGAGTATCGTAGCTGATTACTTgataaataaaaagattttcaCTGTAACCACTACTAGGAAAATATGCAATACAATAG GTACTTGGGGAACTGGTCTCGTTTTGGTGATTTTGTCTTACATACCGACTAGCAATGTGATGATGTGTGTCACAGTTTTAACTATTGGGGTAGGAATCAGTTCTGCGTATAATGTTGGATCAATg ATAAATCACATCGATCTTGCACCGAACTTTGCCGGAATACTGATGGGTATCACAAATTCGATATCAAATGGTATTGGAGTTTTTGCCCCATTATCTGTTAGTATCATATTAAAAGATCcg TCAGATCCAAGTCAGTGGCGAATGGTGTTCATAATGATGGCTGCAGTTACTTCTTTCGCAAATTTGGTATTCTTGTTGTTTGGTTCCGGTGAAAAGCAGTCATGGAACGAACCCAAACAATCAAATGATGTTG aaaCTAAAAATACAAAACTGGACTACAAAACCAAAACTGGTCTAATCAAACAGAAAACCAtggaataa
- the LOC143913333 gene encoding putative inorganic phosphate cotransporter — translation MTEKNKNSHELEPGEKYGFGVRHVQVILMFICLSVAYIMRVNMSVAIVAMTDKSSTWENIQIFDWDKKTQDVILSSFFWGYMVMQIPAGQLAHRYGAKTLLVVAMTANGLISLIIPWAVNLGGWKVVCACRALQGLTQASMFPCMHTLVSKWIPNSERSRLSNFAFSGTPVGTIVGMPLSSILASTSWGWPWIFYVIGFIGILTGVMWFFLGADSPAKHTSITKEEKSYIENALGNVEAEKAPKTPWKSIFTSLPFLALAVAHVGCNWGFTTLLVETPSYLKNALGIDMRRSGMLSALPYIGMWIGSVLLSFISDYLVNKEIFSPTVSRKVFNSIGTWIPALGLIILGYIPPGYEIAAVSMIICIVAVSSGMNMGYMMNNIDLAPNFAGTLISITNCVANGFGILAPITVGMIVVNDNDPKEWRSVFMINAGILFVTNLFFIVFGTSRKQSWNEPIQNNDIELNGDLEKDIEEEATMLKGNKIAEE, via the exons atgacagaaaaaaataaaaatagccatgAATTGGAACCTGGAGAGA AATATGGGTTTGGAGTGCGACATGTGCAAGTAATATTGATGTTTATATGTTTATCTGTTGCATATATTATGAGAGTTAATATGAGTGTAGCAATTGTAGCCATGACTGATAAATCTAGCACATGGGAAAATATTCAA atCTTTGACTGGGACAAGAAGACCCAGGATGTCATATTGAGTTCCTTTTTCTGGGGCTATATGGTAATGCAAATACCAGCTGGTCAACTCGCTCATAGGTATGGAGCCAAGACTCTCTTAGTGGTTGCTATGACGGCCAACGGGCTAATTTCATTAATTATACCATGGGCGGTAAATTTA GGAGGGTGGAAAGTAGTATGTGCTTGTAGAGCCCTACAAGGATTGACCCAGGCTTCGATGTTTCCATGTATGCATACGCTAGTCAGCAAATGGATACCAAACAGTGAAAGAAGTCGATTGAGCAACTTCGCATTTTCAG GTACTCCTGTTGGGACAATTGTGGGTATGCCCCTGTCTAGTATACTGGCTTCCACTTCTTGGGGTTGGCCGTGGATATTTTATGTGATCGGATTCATTGGTATTCTCACCGGGGTGATGTGGTTCTTTCTTGGAGCAGATAGTCCAGCAAAACATACTTCAATAACTAAGGAAGAAAAATCATACATCGAGAATGCTTTAGGAAATGTCGAAGCTGAGAAA gcTCCAAAAACGCCATGGAAATCAATTTTCACATCGTTACCATTTTTGGCTTTAGCGGTGGCTCATGTTGGGTGTAATTGGGGTTTTACAACACTTCTGGTAGAGACTccaagttatttaaaaaatgcccTGGGAATAGATATGAGACGA AGTGGAATGTTATCTGCCTTACCATATATTGGAATGTGGATTGGAAGTGTACTTTTGAGTTTTATATCAGATTACCTAGTTAATAAGGAAATATTTTCACCCACTGTTTCTAGAAAAGTGTTCAATTCTATCG gtacgtgGATACCTGCACTAGGATTGATAATTCTAGGATATATTCCACCTGGATATGAAATAGCAGCTGTTAGCATGATAATTTGCATAGTGGCTGTGTCTTCGGGAATGAATATGGGTTATATG atgaaTAATATTGATTTGGCACCAAATTTTGCTGGAACTTTGATTAGTATAACCAATTGTGTCGCTAACGGGTTTGGTATTTTGGCTCCGATCACTGTCGGGATGATTGTAGTAAATGAT AATGATCCTAAGGAATGGCGTTCGGTGTTTATGATAAATGCGGGTATTTTGTTTGTGACAAATTTATTCTTTATCGTGTTTGGTACAAGTCGAAAGCAATCTTGGAATGAGCCAATACAAAAtaatg aCATCGAGCTGAATGGTGATTTAGAAAAGGATATTGAAGAAGAGGCAACAATGTTGAAAGGAAACAAAATAGCAGaagaataa
- the LOC143913337 gene encoding putative inorganic phosphate cotransporter isoform X1: protein MVAGKEDDEKETTKHAGRWGVRHQQGIMLFFCMAIAYVIRTSISVTVIAMVDTTNTSSSVQIFDWNKKIQNYVLGSFYWGYVFMQIPAGQLSYRYGGKWFVGLALIINGFISFVIPFAAGKGGWKAVCVCRSLQGFSQGFVIPSFHTLLGRWAPFAERNRMGNFIYTGSTLGTILAMPFSGYLSSTKYGWPSIFYLIGCLSTIIGSLWLIFGADSPAKHKNIPFGERNYIEMSLGQVGNEKMHKAPWKKILLSKPFLATAVAHLGAVWGFFTVLNEMPTFLKTALGVNVSQSGFLSAIPYLVSWITLLIYSTVADYLINNKIMEVTTMRKMNNTIGTWGPATAMVLLTFVPERHFYLTMAIVVLMVSLDAINSLGFFMNYIDLSPKFAGMLVSVGNCLATTVSNLGPIITGLILKDPTSMQQWRLVFLVPAGIYFCSNLIFLIFGKGDRQTWDIVKGETAKDVDEELIEKN from the exons ATGGTTGCCGGAAAGGAGGATGATGAAAAAGAGACAACAAAGCATGCAG gTCGATGGGGAGTCAGACATCAACAAGGCATAATGCTATTCTTTTGTATGGCCATCGCTTACGTTATCCGAACTAGTATAAGCGTTACTGTGATTGCAATGGTAGACACCACAAATACATCATCATCAGTTCAA atatttgATTGGAACAAGAAAATCCAGAACTACGTACTGGGATCATTTTATTGGGGATATGTGTTCATGCAAATACCAGCTGGGCAACTGTCGTATAGATACGGAGGTAAATGGTTTGTAGGTTTGGCGTTGATCATCAATGGGTTCATATCTTTTGTTATACCTTTCGCTGCTGGGAAA GGGGGCTGGAAAGCAGTATGTGTGTGTAGATCACTGCAAGGGTTCTCGCAAGGTTTTGTTATTCCGTCATTCCACACATTGCTTGGTAGGTGGGCACCGTTCGCTGAGAGAAATCGAATgggaaattttatatacacag GTTCCACTTTGGGGACAATACTGGCTATGCCATTCAGTGGATACTTATCGTCGACTAAATATGGATGGccatcaattttttatttgatcggATGTTTGAGCACAATAATCGGTAGTTTGTGGTTGATCTTCGGTGCTGATTCTCCAgcgaaacataaaaatataccttTTGGCGAgaggaattatattgaaatgtCTTTGGGACAAGTGGGAAATGAAAAG aTGCACAAAGCTCCATGGAAAAAGATATTATTATCAAAACCATTTTTGGCAACGGCAGTTGCTCACTTAGGAGCAGTTTGGGGATTTTTTACAGTACTCAATGAGATGCCAACTTTTTTGAAAACTGCTCTAGGAGTGAATGTGTCACAA tcTGGATTTTTGTCTGCAATACCCTATTTGGTATCTTGGATCACATTATTGATATATAGTACAGTAGCTGACTATttgataaacaataaaataatggaaGTTACAACGATGAGAAAGATGAATAATACAattg gTACTTGGGGACCGGCTACGGCTATGGTATTACTTACATTTGTTCCAGaaagacatttttatttaacaatggCAATAGTGGTACTGATGGTCAGTCTTGATGCAATTAACAGCCTAGGTTTTTTT ATGAATTACATAGATTTGTCACCAAAGTTTGCAGGGATGCTTGTCAGTGTTGGTAATTGTTTAGCAACAACTGTATCTAACTTGGGCCCAATTATAACCGGTTTGATATTAAAAGATCCA ACAAGCATGCAGCAATGGCGATTAGTTTTCCTTGTACCAGCTGGTATATATTTCTGTTCTAATTTGATTTTCTTGATTTTTGGAAAAGGAGACAGACAAACATGGGATATTGTCAAag ggGAAACTGCAAAAGATGTCGATGaggaattaattgaaaaaaattaa
- the LOC143913337 gene encoding putative inorganic phosphate cotransporter isoform X2 — translation MLFFCMAIAYVIRTSISVTVIAMVDTTNTSSSVQIFDWNKKIQNYVLGSFYWGYVFMQIPAGQLSYRYGGKWFVGLALIINGFISFVIPFAAGKGGWKAVCVCRSLQGFSQGFVIPSFHTLLGRWAPFAERNRMGNFIYTGSTLGTILAMPFSGYLSSTKYGWPSIFYLIGCLSTIIGSLWLIFGADSPAKHKNIPFGERNYIEMSLGQVGNEKMHKAPWKKILLSKPFLATAVAHLGAVWGFFTVLNEMPTFLKTALGVNVSQSGFLSAIPYLVSWITLLIYSTVADYLINNKIMEVTTMRKMNNTIGTWGPATAMVLLTFVPERHFYLTMAIVVLMVSLDAINSLGFFMNYIDLSPKFAGMLVSVGNCLATTVSNLGPIITGLILKDPTSMQQWRLVFLVPAGIYFCSNLIFLIFGKGDRQTWDIVKGETAKDVDEELIEKN, via the exons ATGCTATTCTTTTGTATGGCCATCGCTTACGTTATCCGAACTAGTATAAGCGTTACTGTGATTGCAATGGTAGACACCACAAATACATCATCATCAGTTCAA atatttgATTGGAACAAGAAAATCCAGAACTACGTACTGGGATCATTTTATTGGGGATATGTGTTCATGCAAATACCAGCTGGGCAACTGTCGTATAGATACGGAGGTAAATGGTTTGTAGGTTTGGCGTTGATCATCAATGGGTTCATATCTTTTGTTATACCTTTCGCTGCTGGGAAA GGGGGCTGGAAAGCAGTATGTGTGTGTAGATCACTGCAAGGGTTCTCGCAAGGTTTTGTTATTCCGTCATTCCACACATTGCTTGGTAGGTGGGCACCGTTCGCTGAGAGAAATCGAATgggaaattttatatacacag GTTCCACTTTGGGGACAATACTGGCTATGCCATTCAGTGGATACTTATCGTCGACTAAATATGGATGGccatcaattttttatttgatcggATGTTTGAGCACAATAATCGGTAGTTTGTGGTTGATCTTCGGTGCTGATTCTCCAgcgaaacataaaaatataccttTTGGCGAgaggaattatattgaaatgtCTTTGGGACAAGTGGGAAATGAAAAG aTGCACAAAGCTCCATGGAAAAAGATATTATTATCAAAACCATTTTTGGCAACGGCAGTTGCTCACTTAGGAGCAGTTTGGGGATTTTTTACAGTACTCAATGAGATGCCAACTTTTTTGAAAACTGCTCTAGGAGTGAATGTGTCACAA tcTGGATTTTTGTCTGCAATACCCTATTTGGTATCTTGGATCACATTATTGATATATAGTACAGTAGCTGACTATttgataaacaataaaataatggaaGTTACAACGATGAGAAAGATGAATAATACAattg gTACTTGGGGACCGGCTACGGCTATGGTATTACTTACATTTGTTCCAGaaagacatttttatttaacaatggCAATAGTGGTACTGATGGTCAGTCTTGATGCAATTAACAGCCTAGGTTTTTTT ATGAATTACATAGATTTGTCACCAAAGTTTGCAGGGATGCTTGTCAGTGTTGGTAATTGTTTAGCAACAACTGTATCTAACTTGGGCCCAATTATAACCGGTTTGATATTAAAAGATCCA ACAAGCATGCAGCAATGGCGATTAGTTTTCCTTGTACCAGCTGGTATATATTTCTGTTCTAATTTGATTTTCTTGATTTTTGGAAAAGGAGACAGACAAACATGGGATATTGTCAAag ggGAAACTGCAAAAGATGTCGATGaggaattaattgaaaaaaattaa
- the LOC143913335 gene encoding putative inorganic phosphate cotransporter codes for MPEKVSDREGTNYNKGDEQIEVPGYGKRHIQAVLLFILIAVSTALRSSMTITILAMTESTSPYDHKIYNWDKQIHGFIMSSTFWGDVIVQGIAGHIANKYGSKNVLTVCIFITGLLMMSTPWFAELAGWKGVCLCTSLQGSCQGFITPCLQMLIGRWAPVNERTRFAMFIYSGMYGALIITPPIAAYICNSFLGWPWSYYIFGSQSFVGGLLWIYFGATSPSHHKTISIKERTFIEKDLDQTNDVILKTPWKSIFKSIPFFALVVTQCGCIWGFTVIYTETPTYFKLALGMDLEKSGLMTSLAYLMALFMSYATSFTTDYLLSRKYLSLTSVRKLCNTIGSWCPAVCMLLVTYVPIEYTSLSVGILIIMVGLDAVNSCGFLINSVDLAPNFAGVLVGVASIFSSLVSLLAPIATGLFVKDPHDKSQWRYVYVLSAGMYFFGNLIYIIFGSGETQPWNKPKAEKLDDEPELSKELMQMESKK; via the exons ATGCCAGAGAAAGTCAGTGATAGAGAAGGAACAAATTATAATAAAGGTGATGAACAAATTGAAG TGCCCGGTTATGGAAAAAGGCACATACAAGCAGTACTACTTTTTATCCTAATTGCAGTATCCACGGCTCTTAGATCCAGTATGACAATAACCATATTAGCTATGACGGAATCGACAAGTCCATATGATCACaaa ATATACAATTGGGACAAACAAATTCACGGTTTTATTATGAGTTCGACATTTTGGGGAGATGTCATTGTTCAAGGGATAGCTGGACATATAGCAAATAAATACGGTAGTAAAAATGTTTTGACAGTGTGTATTTTTATCACTGGACTTTTGATGATGTCAACACCTTGGTTTGCAGAATTG GCGGGCTGGAAAGGAGTTTGCCTATGTACGAGTCTTCAAGGATCTTGTCAGGGATTTATAACACCGTGTCTTCAAATGTTGATAGGAAGATGGGCTCCAGTTAACGAACGTACCAGATTTGCCATGTTCATCTACTCTG GCATGTACGGTGCGTTAATCATAACACCGCCAATAGCAGCTTATATTTGCAATAGTTTCTTGGGATGGCCGTGGTCTTACTATATATTTGGATCTCAGTCGTTTGTTGGTGGATTGCTGTGGATTTATTTTGGAGCGACTTCCCCCAGTCACCATAAGACGATATCGATTAAAGAGAggacatttattgaaaaagatcTGGATCAAACTAATGATGTC ATATTGAAGACTCCGTGGAagtcaatttttaaatcaataccaTTTTTCGCCTTGGTCGTAACTCAATGTGGTTGTATTTGGGGATTTACTGTGATTTATACCGAAACgccaacatattttaaattagctCTAGGTATGGACTTGGAAAAG AGTGGTCTTATGACATCACTGGCATATTTGATGGCATTGTTTATGTCATACGCCACTAGTTTCACTACGGACTATCTTTTGAGTCGTAAATATTTATCCTTGACATCAGTTAGGAAACTATGTAATACAAtag GAAGTTGGTGTCCAGCAGTATGTATGCTATTAGTCACATATGTTCCCATCGAATATACATCATTATCAGTaggaatattaataataatggtTGGCTTGGATGCTGTCAATTCATGCGGATTTTTG ATAAATTCTGTAGATTTGGCACCCAATTTTGCAGGCGTGTTAGTGGGTGTAGCAAGTATTTTCTCAAGTTTAGTTAGTCTACTAGCACCGATTGCCACAGGACTTTTTGTGAAAGACcca CATGATAAGTCACAGTGGAGGTACGTGTATGTGCTCTCAGCTGGAATGTACTTTTTTGGAAATCTCATTTATATCATATTTGGATCTGGCGAAACACAACCTTGGAATAAACCAAAGGCAGAAAAGCTTGATG aCGAGCCGGAACTATCTAAAGAACTGATGCAGATGGAATCAAAAAAATGA